The nucleotide window GCTGTTGGGGACAGGGACAGCCAGCAAGTCCACCCCCCAGACAGGACCAACTCTAGGCCTCAGTGCAGAGAAGATACTCAAGTGCCATGATGGGGTGTAGTGGGCACAAGGCAGACAGGTATCCAGGTGGGCCCATGGAGAGGCAGGGCGTGAAGCATGGGAAAGATAAGGGCCCAATGACATGGGGGGAGTCGTCACTGCCATGTGGAGGGTCCTGATGAGGACAGTCTGCAGCCCAGGTCTATGAAGATGGTGACAACCCAAGATGGGCTGCGACCTTGAAAGACCCAAGGGAGCATGAGATGGAGGCCTTGTGTGCCCAGAAGCTACAGACCCAAAGTACCCAAGGTGGGGCCTTCTAAGAGCAGACATGGATGTGTGGCCCTGGAGGCAGGAGGCCAGGTTCAGGGGCCCACACGGGGTTCCTGGTCTGGGATGGCCTCAGCGCAGGAGCAAGAGCACTGCCTCCCTGTTCACGTGACCGTCGCCCTCTGTCTCTCAGGAGACCCCACTCAGGTGGTCACACACATGTGTTCCCATGTGACCTCATGTTAACGGATGACATCTTCAAAGATCCTCTTTCCAGCAAGGTTACTGTCACAGGGGCAGGACCTGAACACATCTTAAGTATATTCGCTCTGATCTGTGGGCTGGCTGCCCCCACCATCCGAGAATAGCAGCCATCTCAGCCTGCGTGCCCGGGGCATTCCTGTGCTTGGCATGGCCAATTCTGAGAGCTGGGTTCCGCAGGGGACGGGTCAGGCCTGAGGGGGTGTAGCCAGTGACACCATGGGGGTGGGGCCATGAGAAGGCATTCCTGTCCTTTAACACCTGGAGGGGAAAGTGGCTATGGTGTCAGCTGCCTAGGTTATATTCGTCCTCCCACCAACAGTCACACCGCATTTCATGTTTAGAGAGTGCTGTAATGGAGGTCCCAGTTCACAGAGAAACTCCTTCCCCTCACACACAGGACCACTGAAGTCAAATGTGATCATGAATGGGGAGTGGGATGGATGGGCTCCTGGGACACCATAGTTTGCTCAGACCCACCCGGCAGTGccacagaaggaaggcctggctgcCTGCTCCCTAGAGTCCAACTCATGGGGATCCCACAGGAccgggcagagctgccccacagggtctccaaAGCTGCCAGTCTTCCCAGAAGCACACAACTGTGGACCTAGGATCAGCCAGTCTGTTTCACACACCTCTGCCTCCAGGCTCCTTCCGGGACGCTGCTCTGTTTCCAGTTTTGGgatagccatgagtcagaagcagctccTTGGTAACAGGCCTTTTACGGGGAGGAGCCAAGGCCCTACCTGAGCTGGGGGTGAAGTCATCCCTAGGCCCTGGGGCTGAAACGGGGACTCCGTGCTGTGCCCAGGTGTCTCTTCCCCATCTGAACCCACACAGGCTTGGGGTGTCAGCCCTGTAGGCCAGGCTGGGCTGTATTCCAAGGTCCCTTCCCTAGTGTGTGTCTCTGAGCAGGGGAGGGATCTCTGCTCTGGGTGACAtacctctgccccctcccacagGTCCCCTGCAGAAACATGGCCCGTCGATCCCAGAGCTCCTCTCAGGGGGACAACCCGCTGGCCCCTGGGTACCTACCCCCTCACTACAAGGAGTACTACCGGCTGGCCGTGGATGCCCTGGCCGAGGGCGGGACAGAGGCCTATAGCCGTTTCCTGGCGACAGAGGGGGCTCCTGCCTTCCTGTGCCCCGAGGAACTGGAGCATGTCAGTCGACACCTGAGGCCCCCTCAGCATGCTGCCCGGGAGCCCCCGGAAGGCAGCCCACCCGACATGGACATGGACGGCTCCTCAGGCACCTACTGGCCTATGAACTCAGACCAGGCCGTGCCTGAGCTGGACCTGGGCTGGCCCCTGACCTTTGGCTTCCAGGGCACTGAGGTCACCACCCTggtgcagcccccacccccagacagcCCCAGCATCAAGGATGAGGCTCGAAGGATGATCCGCTCTGCTCAGCAGGTGGGCAGCCCTGATGGAGCCAGATGCAAGAGAGCCTGGTGAAGCACCAGAGGATGGCCAGCTTGGGGTGGGGACTTTGGGTTCAAGCCCAGGGGACTCAGCTACAGTcacagcccatggctgcagcaggGAGTCTGGGGGCTGGGGTCCCCTCAGCCTGATACATTCCCCTAGCCAGACCCTGTCCCAACCTGGGGGCACCCACTAGGAGGCAGGGCCTATCCTTCAGCAGCCCTTTACCCCTGAGACCTCAGGCAGTGTTTACTGGTGCTCCAGAGGATCAGGGCACCCAGGCGGGAAGGTGGGGCACGGGAGTCTGGCCTTCATCTTGGGCACCCTcacaggtggtggctgtggtcATGGACATGTTCACCGATGTGGACCTGCTGAGCGAGGTGCTGGAGGCGGCAGCACGCCGCGTCCCCGTGTACATCCTGCTGGACGAGATGAACGCACAGCTTTTCCTGGACATGGCAGACAAGTGCCGCGTCAACCTGCACCACGTGGATGTGAGTGATCGCGGGGTGGGCGAAGAGGCCCCTTGGCAGAGACTCACCCATGCTGCTCCCTCCCTCAGTTCCTGCGCGTGCGCACTGTGGCCGGCCCCACCTACTACTGCCGCACCGGCAAGTCCTTCAAGGGCCACGTGAAGGAGAAGTTCCTGCTGGTGGACTGCGCTGTGGTGATGAGCGGGAACTACAGGTGCGTGCCCAGCCCCTGTCCTAGGGTCCTCAGTCCCATCCACCCGCCTCcgagccccgcccctccccaatCCCCGCCCCTCCCTGACTGCCCGCCTCCCGCAGCTTCATGTGGTCCTTCGAGAAGATCCACCGCAGCCTGGCgcacgtgttccagggagagcTCGTGTCCAGCTTCGACGAGGAGTTCCGTATCCTCTTTGCCCAGTCCGAGCCGCTGGTGCCCTCGGCCGGGGCGCTGGCCCGCATGGACGCCTACGCTCTGGCTCCGTACACGGGTGCGGGGCCGCTCATGGGGGGCCCGGGGCCCGGGGCGATGACCCCGTTCTCTTTCCCCAAACGTGCGCACCTGCTGTTCCAGCCGCCGCGGGAtgaaggcctgggcttcccctcttTCCTCGACCCCGACCGGCACTTCCTGTCGGCCTTCCGCCGCGAGGAGCCGCCGCGGGGCCCTGGGGGCGCCCTGGAGCCGCACGCAGGCATGGGGATGCGGCCGCTGCCGCGGCGGCTGGACGGCGAGGCCGGGCTGGGCGGGGAGCTGGCAGGGCCGCGCGGCTTCGTGCAGGCGCGGCACCTGGAGATGAACGCCTACAAGCGGCACAGCTACGCTGCAGCGGCCGACGGCGGCGCGGGCGCCGTGGAGAACTTCGCCGCGGCGCGGCAGGTGTCGCGCCAGACCTTCCTGAGCCATGGCGACGACTTCCGCTTCCAGACCAGCCACTTCCACCGCGACCAGCTCTACCAGCAGCACTATCAGTGGGACCCGCAGCTCGCGCCCCCGCGGCCCCAGGGCCTCTTCGAGAAGCTGCGCGGCGGCCGCCCGGGCTTCACCGAGCCCGACGACTTCGCGCTGGGAGGCGGGCCTCGCTACCCTGAGCTGGGGCCCGAAGGCCACCTGCGCCTGGACTATGTGCCATCTAGCGCGTCGCGCGAGGTGCGCTATGGCTCGGACCCCGCCTTCGAGGCGGGACCGCGCGGCCTGGAGCCCTCAGGGCCCCTCCGCCCCAACCTGGGTCAGCGCTTCCCGTGCCAGGCTACTGCCAGGTTCGGCCCGGAGGCGGCTCCCGAGGAGGAGCCAGACCGTCGGGGCGGTCCCGAGGGCCGGGCCGGTCTGCGAAACTGGCGCCTAGCCTCATACTTGAGTGGCTCCCATGGTGAGGACGCCAGCGACGAGGGCCTGCCTGCGCCCATGGAGGCTGAGAGTTATGACGATGACGTGATGGGCCGCGGGCCCGCGGGAGACCTGCTCCCTTCGGCCCTCCGTGGGCCCATGGCCTtcccagcccagggcctggggccaaGCACCGGTGGTGGTGACAGCTCAGAGCGCGACAGTCCGGAGGAATCCTGCCTGGTCAAGCAGGACTCGTTTCGCTCCCGCCTGAACCCGCTGATCCAGCGCAGCTCGCGGCTGCGCTCCTCTCTGATCTTCAGCGCGTCACAGGCAGAAAGTGCGGGCGGGGGGGCCGcagccaccgccgccaccacggAACGGGTGCAGCTGCTACACAAGCAGCAGACGGTCAGCGAGACGTTGGGCCCCGGCGGCGAGGCTGTACGCTCCACCGCCTCTGCCAAGGTGGCCGAGCTCCTGGAGAAGTACAAGGGCCCCACTCGGGATCCGGGTGGTGGCGCCGTCACCATGGCCAGCCACAGCAAGGCGGTGGTGTCCCAGGCGTGGAAGGAGGAGGTGGCAGCGCCAGGAGGCACTGGGGGTGAACGCCGCAGCCTAGAGAGCTGCCTGCTTGACCTGCGCGACTCTTTCGCGCAGCGGCTGCACCAGGAGGCTGAGCGGCAGCCGGGCGCCGCCACGCTCACCGCTGCGCAGCTGCTCGACACGCTGGGCCGGAGCGGCGCCGACCGATTGCCCTCCCGCTTCATCTCAgcccaggaccgggcagcctCACCTCAGGGGCGGGACAGCCCCCCGCCGGACAGACCCAGGGCGCACCACGTGCCCCATGGAGAGCCGAAAGGGAACGCAGCTGCACCTTACCCAGAGCGCAGGGGGAGTCCCACGCCTGGGTTCCCACCTCTCAAGGGCAGTCCCACACCAGGACCCACGGAGCAAAAAGGGAGCCCCACTTCCGCCTACCCAGAGCGCAGGGGCAGCCCCGTGTCCCCCATGCCCGAGTGTAGGGGCAGCCCCGTGCCCCTGGTGCCCGAGCGCAGGGGCAGCCCCGTGCCCCCGGTGCCCGAGCGCAGGGGTAGCCCCGTGCCCCCGGTGCCCGAGCGCAGGGGCAGCCCCGTGCCCCCGGTGCCCGAGCGCAGGAGCAGCCTCACCCTTGCCTTGGCCGGGGAGTCTCCGAAAGCAGGGCTCTCGGAGGAGTCAGCGGGGGGTCCTATGGAGGTCTTGCGCAAGGGGTCTCTGCGCCTTCGGCAGCTGCTGAGCCCCAAGGGTGAGCGGCGGCATGACGAAGAAGGCAGCTTTGCAGCGCCTCAGGAGAACGGGCAGCCCGAGAGCCCCCGGCGACCGTCACTGGGCCGAGGCGACAGCACCGAGGCCGCCGCCGAGGAGCGGGTCCCCCGGGGGGTCCGTGTGGCCTCAGCCACGGCCAACGCCTTGTACAGCAGTAACCTGCGGGACGACACCAAGGTTATTTTGGAGCAGATCAGTGCACATGGCCAGAAGCTCCGCGGGACCCCGGCGCCAGGCCCCAGCCTGGCCCACAGCAGTCCCGAGCTGGGCCGCACGCCAGCCACTAGCGGCTTGGCCCCCGACATGTCTGACAAGGATAAGTGTTCGGCCATCTTCCGCTCTGACAGCCTTGGGGCGCAAAGCCGACTTAGCCGCACGTTGCCTGCTAACTCAGAGGAGCGCGACCGGCTGCTGCGGCGCATGGAGAGCATGCGCAAAGAGAAGCGCGTGTACAGCCGCTTCGAGGTCTTCTGCAAAAAGGAGGAGGCTGGCGGGCCGAGCGCCGGAGAGAGCCCCGCCGAGGAGGACACGAGGGACAGCAAGGTGGGCAAGTTCATGCCCAAGATCCTGGGCACGTTCAAGAGCAAGAAGTGAGGCCCCAGCCCACGCCAGGCAAACCGCTACCACCCGCCACTCAGGCTACCCCCTGGGTTGAGACCTGAGTCTCTGGGCCTAAGTGCAAGCAGTCGAGGTGGGCTGGTGGTTCCCTCTTCCCTGGGGCTCTCCCCCGAGCTCCCTTCTCAAAGCACCTCCTCCTGGGCCTCCCCAACCCTGCATCCTCAATCTCTCTGGGTTTCTGGTCCCAGGTCTGTTGGGGCCACTATCCCAATCCTCACTCTCAGGTCTTGTGTGATCTCCAGCTCCTCCCCATGGGCTCCTGGCTGCACTGTCACCTgaccactctctctctccctcccttcctctctgtctctttccAGACCTGCCTTTCTTCCTCCCCTGCTGGGACTCCACCTCTGGGGGCCTCTGGAAGGGAGGGCTGGCTGCAGACCCAAAGGATGTCCTTGGGGGCCATCGCCAGGAGGGGGCACCACAGAGATCCCCGAGGGACCGCCCCGCGGAGGGGTCTGCTCCAACTAGGCACAGCGAGTACATGGCCCTCGGTGGGGGGCAGCAGACTTGGCCACACAATAAAATCCAGTCCGGACACAGGACGCAACCCAGCCTTGTGAACTGTCCTGTAACCCACATGCACCAGCACTTGCCTGGGGACACCCCCACCAGCCAGCCTAGACCCCAAAGGCCGAGGTCTGGAGCAGGGAAGCCTGTGGACAacatactcccccacccccagccttggCAGACCCAGTTCCACCCATACTGTTGGTTTCCTTTGATTCAGTCACTGACAGGCAGGGACTATCCAGGCAGGCTGGCCCCTCCTCTTGTTTTACTTCATTTGAAGCGAGACATCTTGCTACCAGACACAAAATATTTCCCAGGGTAGGGGGTGTCCCGGTATCCCTGGCTGCCTCTGATTGACCCTCACTCCTGGTAACCTCAAAGGTTTCAGAGTTCAGCATGCCACTCCCTCCCGTACAAGGGTTTTCAGAGGCTGTTTTTCAGTAGCTCGTCAAGCTTTTGGTTCGTGCCCATGCATGGCCACCCTCTGCACCACTGGGGGATCCTAGCATGGGTGTAAGGCCCCACCCACCGCCGTGGAGCCCacactgactcacagggaccaggAAGGACTGCCCCTGAGCATTCCTGAGTAGCCCCACCTCAGTGGGAGTTCACagccccactgtctcccttggagcggctggtgggtcccGTGCCAGCCCAGCCCGTATCCCGGGGGGGTGCCGTGAGACTGCAGTGGAGGTCCACATCATTATCCACTCCGGTGGGTGAGGGGGTGGCTCCCTTCTGCTCTTTGAAGTGGTCGCTTTTGTGAAAGGGACATTGGGTACCAGGCAGCAGTCACGCTGTCGgcttcccagagcttctggccagGGTGGGGTGAAAGCAGGGACAGGTGGAGGGGTTCACCAGGGTCCAAGGAGCTGGAGCAGTTCTGGCCTGCTGCCCTTGTCAGCACTTGAACCTCCAAGCCTGGCCACTAGGGGAGGGCAGAGGGGCAGGTGGCTTCCGGCCGCATCTCCCAGGGACACCTCATGCCTAGGCTACCTCCTGAAAGGGGACTTTGTACATTGGGGAGAGCAGTAGCGCACAGTCCGTTCTGATGATTCATGGAGTGCACACTGTCGATATCAATGGCATCTGCACTGTGTGTGCACTTCACTGCGGGCTCCCCGGGGTCCCCCCCTCTGCTGGCATCTTTCCCTTCCTCACCATCTACTGGCCCCTGCCCAGGTCCCCCGTCCCAAAGCCCCATGGAGCTTCCCTCACCTGTGCCCTTGCACAGGTGTTCTAGCCCTCTGGCTTGTCCCCACCCCACTGTGCCTCAGGTTCCCGAAGCGCCACAGACTGCCTGCCCACCAGAGCCCCTCAGGAGATGGCTCAGCACCCATCTGGCAGCCCCGCCTCTCCCAGGTTTCTGGTGTTCCCTGTCTGCCTTTCCCCCCATACAGTCCTGTCCCAGGGACCACCAGCTCCTCTCACTATATcccgcccctcccgccccccaccccggcAGCAGTCAGCCCCCTGCAGCACAGAACGCACTTGGTGCGCGGGGCACTCCCTCAGGCAGGGTACCCGGGACATGAAGTGCAGAAATCAAGCTCCGGCCAAGTGTGGGTGGGGTGTGAGCCCCCAACCCCAGCAATCTCCTTGTCCCTTTCCCCCAGCCACACAAGGCCCTTAGAGGAGGGACCCTGTATTCCTACAAGGCATCCTCCCATGACCAGCCACAGCAGGCCAccttagtgctcccctaggccctGGCCTGAGACCCTGCTGTTGGGGTGGGTGTGGTGGGCAGAAGCTGGGGTTCTGGCAGGGTCTGTGCTCCTGGCCACACACTAgaagggggctccccctcccttacTCTTCCTTCCCTCTGGTTCAGGGTCaggtcacacacacacctgaCCCTGCCCCCTGAGGACCCATGGGGTCTTGTGCTCTGTGAAGGGGGCTAGCAGGGCTATCCCATGATGCACAGGAAGCTGCCCCAACCTTGCTTTGCAGGCCCCCCAGTGATTGGAGCCAGATGGGCAGGGAAGGGTGTTAGCAGAAGGAAGCTgtgtcctgggggggggggggggggagctgtgtGGAGACTACCCAGAGGGGCGGGGCCCACAGAAGGTCAGGGAGACAGGCAGGGAGGACAGGGAGACTTTATTACCAAAGGTCACTGGGAAGGGACAGGGTCTAGGAGACTCGGGTCCACCAAGGGGCAGGTCTTAAGGGAGGGGCAAGAGCTCCAGGGACAAAGAGTGGAGGgatgggaagaggagggagagaggaggagggccaAGGAGTGTGGAATTACGGGACAGATAGAGGAAT belongs to Tenrec ecaudatus isolate mTenEca1 chromosome 5, mTenEca1.hap1, whole genome shotgun sequence and includes:
- the FAM83H gene encoding protein FAM83H isoform X1, whose protein sequence is MRWRPCVPRSYRPKVPKVPCRNMARRSQSSSQGDNPLAPGYLPPHYKEYYRLAVDALAEGGTEAYSRFLATEGAPAFLCPEELEHVSRHLRPPQHAAREPPEGSPPDMDMDGSSGTYWPMNSDQAVPELDLGWPLTFGFQGTEVTTLVQPPPPDSPSIKDEARRMIRSAQQVVAVVMDMFTDVDLLSEVLEAAARRVPVYILLDEMNAQLFLDMADKCRVNLHHVDFLRVRTVAGPTYYCRTGKSFKGHVKEKFLLVDCAVVMSGNYSFMWSFEKIHRSLAHVFQGELVSSFDEEFRILFAQSEPLVPSAGALARMDAYALAPYTGAGPLMGGPGPGAMTPFSFPKRAHLLFQPPRDEGLGFPSFLDPDRHFLSAFRREEPPRGPGGALEPHAGMGMRPLPRRLDGEAGLGGELAGPRGFVQARHLEMNAYKRHSYAAAADGGAGAVENFAAARQVSRQTFLSHGDDFRFQTSHFHRDQLYQQHYQWDPQLAPPRPQGLFEKLRGGRPGFTEPDDFALGGGPRYPELGPEGHLRLDYVPSSASREVRYGSDPAFEAGPRGLEPSGPLRPNLGQRFPCQATARFGPEAAPEEEPDRRGGPEGRAGLRNWRLASYLSGSHGEDASDEGLPAPMEAESYDDDVMGRGPAGDLLPSALRGPMAFPAQGLGPSTGGGDSSERDSPEESCLVKQDSFRSRLNPLIQRSSRLRSSLIFSASQAESAGGGAAATAATTERVQLLHKQQTVSETLGPGGEAVRSTASAKVAELLEKYKGPTRDPGGGAVTMASHSKAVVSQAWKEEVAAPGGTGGERRSLESCLLDLRDSFAQRLHQEAERQPGAATLTAAQLLDTLGRSGADRLPSRFISAQDRAASPQGRDSPPPDRPRAHHVPHGEPKGNAAAPYPERRGSPTPGFPPLKGSPTPGPTEQKGSPTSAYPERRGSPVSPMPECRGSPVPLVPERRGSPVPPVPERRGSPVPPVPERRGSPVPPVPERRSSLTLALAGESPKAGLSEESAGGPMEVLRKGSLRLRQLLSPKGERRHDEEGSFAAPQENGQPESPRRPSLGRGDSTEAAAEERVPRGVRVASATANALYSSNLRDDTKVILEQISAHGQKLRGTPAPGPSLAHSSPELGRTPATSGLAPDMSDKDKCSAIFRSDSLGAQSRLSRTLPANSEERDRLLRRMESMRKEKRVYSRFEVFCKKEEAGGPSAGESPAEEDTRDSKVGKFMPKILGTFKSKK
- the FAM83H gene encoding protein FAM83H isoform X2; the protein is MARRSQSSSQGDNPLAPGYLPPHYKEYYRLAVDALAEGGTEAYSRFLATEGAPAFLCPEELEHVSRHLRPPQHAAREPPEGSPPDMDMDGSSGTYWPMNSDQAVPELDLGWPLTFGFQGTEVTTLVQPPPPDSPSIKDEARRMIRSAQQVVAVVMDMFTDVDLLSEVLEAAARRVPVYILLDEMNAQLFLDMADKCRVNLHHVDFLRVRTVAGPTYYCRTGKSFKGHVKEKFLLVDCAVVMSGNYSFMWSFEKIHRSLAHVFQGELVSSFDEEFRILFAQSEPLVPSAGALARMDAYALAPYTGAGPLMGGPGPGAMTPFSFPKRAHLLFQPPRDEGLGFPSFLDPDRHFLSAFRREEPPRGPGGALEPHAGMGMRPLPRRLDGEAGLGGELAGPRGFVQARHLEMNAYKRHSYAAAADGGAGAVENFAAARQVSRQTFLSHGDDFRFQTSHFHRDQLYQQHYQWDPQLAPPRPQGLFEKLRGGRPGFTEPDDFALGGGPRYPELGPEGHLRLDYVPSSASREVRYGSDPAFEAGPRGLEPSGPLRPNLGQRFPCQATARFGPEAAPEEEPDRRGGPEGRAGLRNWRLASYLSGSHGEDASDEGLPAPMEAESYDDDVMGRGPAGDLLPSALRGPMAFPAQGLGPSTGGGDSSERDSPEESCLVKQDSFRSRLNPLIQRSSRLRSSLIFSASQAESAGGGAAATAATTERVQLLHKQQTVSETLGPGGEAVRSTASAKVAELLEKYKGPTRDPGGGAVTMASHSKAVVSQAWKEEVAAPGGTGGERRSLESCLLDLRDSFAQRLHQEAERQPGAATLTAAQLLDTLGRSGADRLPSRFISAQDRAASPQGRDSPPPDRPRAHHVPHGEPKGNAAAPYPERRGSPTPGFPPLKGSPTPGPTEQKGSPTSAYPERRGSPVSPMPECRGSPVPLVPERRGSPVPPVPERRGSPVPPVPERRGSPVPPVPERRSSLTLALAGESPKAGLSEESAGGPMEVLRKGSLRLRQLLSPKGERRHDEEGSFAAPQENGQPESPRRPSLGRGDSTEAAAEERVPRGVRVASATANALYSSNLRDDTKVILEQISAHGQKLRGTPAPGPSLAHSSPELGRTPATSGLAPDMSDKDKCSAIFRSDSLGAQSRLSRTLPANSEERDRLLRRMESMRKEKRVYSRFEVFCKKEEAGGPSAGESPAEEDTRDSKVGKFMPKILGTFKSKK